The genomic interval CTTCTCGCGCGTGTCGAGCAGCGGCGCGTCGATGCTCACCTCGCCGAACTCGTTCACGATGACGGCCAGGGTGCGGTCGTGGGTCTGGGCCAGCAGGTTGTTGAGCAGTGTGGTCTTGCCACTGCCCAGAAAGCCGCTGACGATGGTGACGGGGGTTTTGGTGCTCATACCAACTCCTTGAGGGACTGTAGCAGTGCTTCGGGTGAAGAAAACGCGCCTGGAACGGTTTCGGGGCGGCGCACCACGATCAGGGGCACGCCCAGTTCGCGCGCGGCGCTCAGCTTGGCGGGCAGGCCGCCCTCAGTGCCGCTGTCCTTGGTGACGACCGCGTTGACGCCCCACGCCCGCCACTGCGCCACATTGAACTCGTGCGAAAATGGGCCGACCATCGCGCTGACGTTGCAGGGCGGCACGCCGAGTTCCAGTACGCGGGCCATGACTTGGGGCTGCGGCGTCACGCGCACGAAGACCTCGGCGGCGGGGGCGGCCTCGCGGAAGGCAGCGAGATCCTTGCTGCCGGTCGCCAGGAAGACCCGGCCATGCGGCGCGGCCATCCGGGCGGCGTCCACGAAGGAGTCGGCCAGCACCACGCCGTCCGGCAGCGGGTTGGGCAGGCTAGAAGGCCGCTCGTAGCGCAGGTAGGGCACGCCCAGTTCGGCCGTGATCTCACGGAGCTGCGGCGTGATGATCCCGGCATACGGGTGCGTAGCGTCCACGACCGCCCGCGCCCCGCGCAGCGCGCGCCGCCGCGCCTCGGCTCCGGCAGGACCGTCGTACAGGCGCAGGTTCGGATGCGCCGGGGCCACCTGCGCGCCCAGTTCGGTCGCGACATTCAGGACGACCTGTTGCCCGGCTTCGGCCAGACTCAGGGCCAGGGCATTGCCGTCGCGGGTGCCCCCGTAGACCCAGATCGCGCCTTCGGGAAGATCATGGGTCGGCGCAAGCTCGGGCGCGGTGTCCGGTTGCCAGTCGTTGTAGCCGCGCGGGGTATACATCCAACGGCCTTTGCGCTCGGTGAAGCGGTTGCCGATCACCACGGTGGTGAGCATGTCGAACTTCTGTTCCAGCAGCTCGCCCAGCGTGGTCACGCGCATCTCCTGATCCTCGCGGTAAGCGTTGCGGACCACGCCGCACACCGTCTCCGGGCGCTTGTGCTCCAGCATCACGCGGAGGACGCGGTATACGCCCTCCTGGCGGGCCTTGCTCTGCACGTTGTACAACACGCAGGCGAGGTCGGCCTCGGCGATGTGGCGCGCGCGGTGCTCGATCCACTCCCAGGGGCACAGCAGGTCCGAGAGACTGAGCGTGGCGAAGTCGTGCGTCAGCGGCGATCCCAGCAGGCTCGCGCAGGCCGTGGCGCTCGTGATGCCCGGAATCACTTCTACCCCGAAGTCGGGCGACTCGGGCAGGTCCTCGAAGACCAGCCCCGCCATCGCGTACACGCCGATGTCGCCGCTGCTCACCAACGCCACCCGCTGCCCGGCCTGGGCGCGGGCGATGGCGAGGCGGGCGCGTTCCTTTTCCTGCGTCAGCGGCGGCGTCAGGACTTCCTGGGTGGTGATGAGCGGCGCGACCCAGCGCAGGTACAGGTCGTAGGCCACGATCACGTCGGCCCGCAGCAGGGCGTCGCGCGCCCGCTCGGGCACCAGCGAGAGGTCGCCGGGGCCGACCGAGACGAGGCTCAGATGCCCGGTGCCGGGCGGCGCGGTCATGCCTGTCCTCCGGCGATCTGCTCGGTTGGCCGCCAGCCCCGGTCCTCGACCACCGCGACGGTCACGCCGTTCAGGGCTGTTTTCGGCACGATCAGTTCGCCGCGTGGGCTGGCGAGCAGGGCGCAGGGTTCGCACACACCGGGCAGCCCCACGTTCTGCTGCACCCAGTCGCTGGGCTGCGTGACGTAGGCGCGGCCCGCCAGATCGGCGCGGGCGAAGACCCGCAGCGGCAGCGTGTGCGTCTCGCAGTAGGCCAGCAGTCCGGTTTCGTCGGCCTTGAGGTCCACGGTAGCGACCTCGCGCACATCACTCAGCGGGTGGCCCGCCAGCGCGTGCGTCACCGCCGCCGCGATCTGCTCGGCACTCACGCCGCGCCGGCAGCCGACGCCCAGCGTGAGGGGTTTGACGGCTTCGGTGGCTGTGGTCACGACCGGCACGGCCCCGGTGGCGCGTGCCACGGCGTAGGCCAGGGCGTTCGCGCCGCCCTCGTGCCCGCCGAGCAGGGCCACGGCGAAGCGGGCCGCGTCGTCCAGTACGACCACAGCCGGATCGGTGTGCTTGTCGCGGGGCAGCCCGGCGATAAACCGGGTGGCGATGCCCACCGCGCCGATCAGCACCCAGGCTTGCGCGCCCGCAAAGGCGGCACTGAAGGCGTCCAGTTGCCGCCCCGCGTGCTGCCAGGGGCGGTGCAGCACGGCGTTGAACTGTAGGGCGAGGTGTTCGGCCAGGGCTTCCGTCTCGCGGCGCACGGGCCAGAGGGCGAGGGGGGCGGTCATTCGCCGTCCTTTACGGCCCGCCGGAAGCGGTGCGCGTACTCGGGGGCGTACAGGCGGCTGCCCTCGGCTTCCTCCACACCCGCCAGCGCGGGGCTGACGATGAGCATGGTGGTCAGTGCCCACTCGCTGGGACGGATGTCGTCCAGTACGGTCCCCAGCGTGGCGACGTGGCGGCGTTCCTCCGGCTGGCTGGCGCGCTGCACCAGGGCCACCGGGGTGTCGTCTGGGTAGCCGGCCCGCAGTTCGCCCACGATTTCGGCCAGTTGGTTGCCTCCCAGGAACACGCACAGGCTGGCCCCATGCGCGGCCAGACTGGCGAAGTTCTCGCGCTCGGGGACGGGGCTGGCGCGGCCCGACATGCGGGTCAGGATGATCGTCTGCGTGACGTTCGGGCGGGTCAGTTCCGCCCCCAGGGCGGCGGCGCTGGCGGTGAAGCTGCTCACTCCCGGCACCACTTCATAGGGGATGCCCAGCTCGCGCAGCGCCCGCATCTGCTCGGCGGTCGCGCCGTAGATGGCCGGATCGCCGCTGTGCACGCGAGCTACGTCCAGCCCTTCGTCCTGCGCGCGTCGGTAAAGGGCCACCTGCTCGTCCAGGTTCAGCTCGGCGGTGTTGTAGCGCTCGGCATCCGGGGCGGCGTGTTCCAGCACGGCCTCCGGCACCAGCGATCCGGCGTACAGGATGAGGCGGCAGGCCGCAAGCAGCCGCGCCCCGCGCACGGTGATGAGGTCGGGCGCTCCCGGCCCGGCCCCGATGAAATAGACCTTCATTTAATCTCCTTGAATCTCTGCGGCGGCTGCCGACGGATCAGCAGCACACTCAGGTAGCCCAACTTTTCGGCGTCCGGCACGCCCGTGCCCAGGCTGGGCAGCACGACCTCGCCGTCCAGGCCCAGGCGGTGCGCCAGCGCGCAGTGTTCGGCGATGCCCAGCTCGTCCAGCAGCGCCAGCACGCCCGGCAAACGCCGCCCGACTTTCATCAGCACGGTGAGGTCGTGGCCCAGGAGGTCGGCGCGCAGGGCGTCCAAGTTGTCCGGGCAGGGGAGGATCAGCACTCGCTCCTTGCCCTCGCCCAAGGGGAACCCGGTCAGAGCCGCCGCCGTGGCGTAGCTCGTGACGCCCGGCAGCACGCGCGTGGGCAGGTCGGGCGCTTCGGTACGCAGGGCCGCTACCAGATAGCCCAGCGTGGAATAGGTCATGGCGTCCCCGATGGTCAGGTAGACGACCTGTTCGCCCCCCCGGCCCCGCGCGGCGATTTCGCGGGCCAGGGCGGCGTAGTGCTCCCCGATGCGCCTGTCGTCACCGTCCATCAGGAACTCGACCTCCCGCACCCGGTCACGCGGGAAGTCCAGGCCGCGCAGGGCGTCCAGCGCCACCGAACTGTCCGACACCCGCGAGCGCGGCGCGTAGATCACGTCTGCCCCCTGAAGCGCCCGCAGCGCCGCCACCGGGAGCAGCCCTTCCGGGCCGGGGCCGACGCCGAGGCCGGTAAACCTGCCCAGTTTGGAAGGGGTCACGCCCCGACCTCCGCCGTAC from Deinococcus sp. Leaf326 carries:
- the cobJ gene encoding precorrin-3B C(17)-methyltransferase translates to MTAPPGTGHLSLVSVGPGDLSLVPERARDALLRADVIVAYDLYLRWVAPLITTQEVLTPPLTQEKERARLAIARAQAGQRVALVSSGDIGVYAMAGLVFEDLPESPDFGVEVIPGITSATACASLLGSPLTHDFATLSLSDLLCPWEWIEHRARHIAEADLACVLYNVQSKARQEGVYRVLRVMLEHKRPETVCGVVRNAYREDQEMRVTTLGELLEQKFDMLTTVVIGNRFTERKGRWMYTPRGYNDWQPDTAPELAPTHDLPEGAIWVYGGTRDGNALALSLAEAGQQVVLNVATELGAQVAPAHPNLRLYDGPAGAEARRRALRGARAVVDATHPYAGIITPQLREITAELGVPYLRYERPSSLPNPLPDGVVLADSFVDAARMAAPHGRVFLATGSKDLAAFREAAPAAEVFVRVTPQPQVMARVLELGVPPCNVSAMVGPFSHEFNVAQWRAWGVNAVVTKDSGTEGGLPAKLSAARELGVPLIVVRRPETVPGAFSSPEALLQSLKELV
- a CDS encoding cobalamin biosynthesis protein, with amino-acid sequence MTAPLALWPVRRETEALAEHLALQFNAVLHRPWQHAGRQLDAFSAAFAGAQAWVLIGAVGIATRFIAGLPRDKHTDPAVVVLDDAARFAVALLGGHEGGANALAYAVARATGAVPVVTTATEAVKPLTLGVGCRRGVSAEQIAAAVTHALAGHPLSDVREVATVDLKADETGLLAYCETHTLPLRVFARADLAGRAYVTQPSDWVQQNVGLPGVCEPCALLASPRGELIVPKTALNGVTVAVVEDRGWRPTEQIAGGQA
- the cobM gene encoding precorrin-4 C(11)-methyltransferase, which encodes MKVYFIGAGPGAPDLITVRGARLLAACRLILYAGSLVPEAVLEHAAPDAERYNTAELNLDEQVALYRRAQDEGLDVARVHSGDPAIYGATAEQMRALRELGIPYEVVPGVSSFTASAAALGAELTRPNVTQTIILTRMSGRASPVPERENFASLAAHGASLCVFLGGNQLAEIVGELRAGYPDDTPVALVQRASQPEERRHVATLGTVLDDIRPSEWALTTMLIVSPALAGVEEAEGSRLYAPEYAHRFRRAVKDGE
- the cobI gene encoding precorrin-2 C(20)-methyltransferase, which codes for MTPSKLGRFTGLGVGPGPEGLLPVAALRALQGADVIYAPRSRVSDSSVALDALRGLDFPRDRVREVEFLMDGDDRRIGEHYAALAREIAARGRGGEQVVYLTIGDAMTYSTLGYLVAALRTEAPDLPTRVLPGVTSYATAAALTGFPLGEGKERVLILPCPDNLDALRADLLGHDLTVLMKVGRRLPGVLALLDELGIAEHCALAHRLGLDGEVVLPSLGTGVPDAEKLGYLSVLLIRRQPPQRFKEIK